One Cellulomonas taurus genomic region harbors:
- a CDS encoding choice-of-anchor G family protein — translation MSRRRILRAELRATGGAAIEARTARHRATGIGLLLVLVAALVLHTGPLRPQLTDAAWTDREYASGALGTRTTWCDTGLYRTVARGQLFAATVGTGSTSTVPVVAPVRVTQTGSSVSATPVTATSPTTNAYVYPVAASALQSTSSTLESAVAFGSVTSAQNNQYGNAASNGQVVGGSGAVSNTGVLNTALTGAPDLATVDVRALVTPTLLATALGATPAADVTGGLRLIPGTVGSTTTRDSCIERNTSSRAYTVSGLRLEAESASLRAAATQTTSAATTIQNATASTGAIATQSAANVNTVLTNRQALLNLLTPSGTSGTLSLSVPVNVPGAVSSLTGQTLGAGTPVQLNLATGRMTVDLAALTSASTGVNGLAPNTEVLTATVLNTARTSVGTLLPAYQTSVLNAISTALNTSVATLRITSTLSLLNLGLVQEPLALTYTGTLNQLNAAQGGTVAVSVGVSNSCGLATTGSCTTVRNDLNSASGQTDLRTAVANALTTTVYGTATAAQPQGQITTAVTTAQTTLQALLAALPNAVSAQVNVQADVAGARPVVPLDTGEIGVTALRIGSAPAGRTAWLAFGGSAAGPNAYLPAP, via the coding sequence ATGAGCCGCCGCCGCATCCTCCGGGCTGAGCTGCGCGCCACGGGTGGTGCGGCCATCGAGGCGCGGACCGCGCGGCACCGGGCGACCGGCATCGGCCTGCTCCTCGTGCTGGTAGCCGCCCTGGTGCTGCACACCGGGCCGCTCCGGCCCCAGCTCACCGACGCCGCCTGGACCGACCGCGAGTACGCCTCCGGCGCGCTCGGCACCCGCACCACCTGGTGCGACACCGGCCTGTACCGCACCGTCGCCCGGGGGCAGCTGTTCGCGGCCACCGTGGGGACCGGCAGCACCAGCACCGTGCCCGTGGTCGCCCCGGTGCGGGTCACCCAGACCGGGTCGTCGGTCTCCGCCACCCCGGTCACGGCCACCAGCCCGACCACCAACGCCTACGTGTACCCCGTGGCCGCGAGCGCCCTGCAGTCCACCAGCAGCACCCTGGAATCGGCGGTCGCCTTCGGCAGCGTGACCAGCGCGCAGAACAACCAGTACGGCAACGCCGCCAGCAACGGGCAGGTGGTCGGTGGATCGGGGGCGGTGTCGAACACCGGGGTGCTGAACACCGCACTGACCGGGGCGCCCGACCTGGCCACCGTCGATGTCCGGGCGCTGGTCACACCGACCCTGCTCGCCACCGCGCTGGGCGCGACCCCCGCCGCCGATGTCACCGGCGGGCTGCGGCTGATCCCGGGCACCGTCGGGTCCACCACCACCCGGGACTCCTGCATCGAGCGGAACACCTCCTCCCGCGCCTACACCGTGTCCGGGCTGCGCCTGGAGGCGGAAAGCGCGAGCCTGCGCGCGGCGGCGACCCAGACGACCAGCGCGGCGACCACGATCCAGAACGCCACCGCCAGCACCGGAGCGATCGCCACCCAGTCGGCGGCGAACGTGAACACGGTCCTGACCAACCGCCAGGCGCTGCTGAACCTGCTCACCCCCAGCGGCACCTCCGGCACCCTGTCCCTGAGCGTCCCGGTGAACGTGCCGGGGGCGGTGTCGTCGTTGACCGGTCAGACGCTCGGCGCCGGGACACCGGTGCAGCTGAACCTGGCGACCGGGCGGATGACCGTCGACCTGGCGGCGTTGACCAGCGCGAGCACCGGGGTGAACGGTCTGGCTCCGAACACCGAGGTGCTGACCGCGACCGTCCTGAACACCGCCCGCACCTCGGTCGGCACCCTGCTCCCGGCCTACCAGACCTCGGTGCTGAACGCGATCAGCACCGCGCTGAACACCAGCGTCGCCACGCTGCGGATCACCAGCACGCTCAGCCTGCTGAACCTCGGCCTGGTCCAGGAGCCGTTGGCACTGACCTACACCGGGACGCTGAACCAGTTGAACGCCGCCCAGGGTGGGACCGTGGCCGTGTCGGTCGGGGTGAGCAACAGCTGTGGCCTGGCCACGACCGGCTCGTGCACCACCGTGCGGAACGACCTGAACTCGGCGAGCGGGCAGACCGACCTGCGCACCGCCGTCGCCAACGCCCTGACCACGACCGTCTACGGCACCGCCACCGCCGCGCAGCCCCAGGGGCAGATCACCACCGCCGTCACCACCGCCCAGACCACCCTGCAAGCGCTGCTGGCGGCGCTGCCGAACGCGGTGTCGGCCCAGGTGAACGTCCAGGCCGATGTCGCCGGTGCCCGGCCGGTGGTCCCGTTGGACACCGGGGAGATCGGGGTGACGGCCCTGCGGATCGGGTCGGCGCCCGCCGGCCGCACCGCCTGGCTCGCCTTCGGCGGATCGGCCGCGGGACCGAATGCCTACCTCCCGGCGCCCTGA
- a CDS encoding ABC transporter substrate-binding protein has translation MTALHTRRRLIAPTAGLALTGLLLAACGSGGSDDGASDGGGGGGGGGDSILIGTTDKITTIDPAGSYDNGSFAVMNQVYPFLMNTPYGSPDVEPDIAESAEFTSPTEYTVKLKDGLTFANGNDLTSSDVKFTFDRQLAIFESGADGGNGPGSLLYNLDSVAAPDDTTVVFTLKTENDQVFPQILSSPAGPIVDEDVFAADALTPDQDIVDGNAFAGPYTITDYSQNDLVSYQANPDYQGLLGAPKNDAVDVQYFTDASNLKLDIQEGNVDVAFRSLSATDIEDLRGNDDVQVVDGPGGEIRYITFNFDTQPFGATTPEADPAKALAVRQAVADLIDREEIADQVYKGTYTPLYSYVPEGLTGAVEPLKDLYGDHEGGPDADAATSILESAGVETPVTLNLQYSNDHYGPSSGEEYALIKDQLESSGLFTVNLQTTEWVQYAKDRTSDVYPAYQLGWFPDYSDADNYLTPFFLTENFLGNHYDNKTVNDLILQQAATPDATERTALIEQIQGLVAQDLSTVPYLQGAQVAVTGTDITGAEDTLDASFKFRYGALGRS, from the coding sequence ATGACAGCGCTGCACACGCGCCGACGCTTGATCGCCCCGACCGCCGGACTGGCTCTGACCGGTCTCCTGCTCGCCGCCTGCGGCAGCGGTGGCAGCGACGACGGTGCCAGCGACGGCGGCGGTGGCGGAGGTGGGGGCGGTGACTCGATCCTGATCGGCACCACCGACAAGATCACCACCATCGACCCGGCCGGCTCGTACGACAACGGGTCCTTCGCCGTGATGAACCAGGTGTACCCGTTCCTGATGAACACCCCCTACGGCAGCCCGGACGTCGAGCCGGACATCGCCGAGTCGGCCGAGTTCACCAGCCCCACCGAATACACGGTGAAGCTCAAGGACGGCCTGACCTTCGCCAACGGCAACGACCTGACCAGCTCGGACGTCAAGTTCACCTTCGACCGGCAGCTCGCGATCTTCGAGTCCGGCGCCGACGGCGGCAACGGCCCCGGCTCGCTGCTCTACAACCTGGACAGCGTCGCCGCGCCGGACGACACCACCGTCGTGTTCACCCTGAAGACCGAGAACGACCAGGTCTTCCCGCAGATCCTGTCCAGCCCGGCCGGGCCGATCGTGGACGAGGACGTCTTCGCCGCCGACGCGTTGACCCCGGACCAGGACATCGTCGACGGCAACGCCTTCGCCGGTCCGTACACGATCACCGACTACAGCCAGAACGACCTGGTCAGCTACCAGGCCAACCCGGACTACCAGGGGCTGCTCGGCGCACCGAAGAACGACGCGGTGGACGTGCAGTACTTCACCGACGCCTCGAACCTGAAGCTGGACATCCAGGAGGGCAACGTCGACGTCGCCTTCCGCTCGCTGTCCGCCACCGACATCGAGGACCTGCGCGGGAACGACGACGTGCAGGTGGTCGACGGCCCCGGCGGTGAGATCCGGTACATCACGTTCAACTTCGACACCCAGCCGTTCGGCGCGACCACCCCGGAGGCCGACCCGGCCAAGGCACTGGCCGTCCGCCAGGCGGTGGCCGACCTGATCGACCGCGAGGAGATCGCCGACCAGGTCTACAAGGGCACCTACACCCCGCTGTACTCCTACGTGCCCGAGGGCCTGACCGGCGCCGTCGAGCCGTTGAAGGACCTGTACGGCGACCACGAGGGCGGCCCGGACGCGGACGCCGCGACGTCGATCCTGGAGTCGGCCGGCGTCGAGACCCCGGTCACCCTGAACCTGCAGTACTCGAACGACCACTACGGCCCGTCCTCCGGTGAGGAGTACGCGCTGATCAAGGACCAGCTGGAGTCCAGCGGCCTGTTCACGGTGAACCTGCAGACCACCGAGTGGGTGCAGTACGCCAAGGACCGCACCTCGGACGTCTACCCGGCCTACCAGCTCGGCTGGTTCCCGGACTACTCGGACGCCGACAACTACCTGACGCCGTTCTTCCTGACCGAGAACTTCCTCGGCAACCACTACGACAACAAGACCGTCAACGACCTGATCCTGCAGCAGGCGGCGACACCGGACGCCACCGAGCGCACCGCGCTGATCGAGCAGATCCAGGGCCTGGTCGCCCAGGACCTGTCCACCGTGCCCTACCTGCAGGGCGCCCAGGTCGCGGTGACCGGCACGGACATCACCGGGGCCGAGGACACCCTCGACGCCTCCTTCAAGTTCCGGTACGGCGCACTCGGCCGTAGCTGA
- a CDS encoding ABC transporter permease translates to MTSTTLDPTTVDAPKSRRGTRSGGGLGRYILIRFLLIIPTVFILVTTVFILMRATGDPITAAQGGRLPADQLAERIHAAGYDRPILTQYVDYLGDLLRGDLGTTISDSRPVTEVLTTFGTATLELAFYALIVAFLVGIPLGLVAAYFRDKVPDALLRVFAIACYATPVFFAGLLLKLIFAVQLDWLPVAGRASNRSELAMRRLDDPTGIYLIDAFRTGNPDVVADVLQHAILPAVALGLLTAGVFLRLVRTNVIGTLGSGYVEAARSRGVKESRLLRKHAYRPALIPIITVVGMQVAMLLVGAVLTETTFEWRGLGFQLSQYLQARDFVAVQGIVVMLAIIVALTNFVVDVIAALIDPRVRY, encoded by the coding sequence ATGACGTCCACCACCCTCGACCCGACCACGGTCGACGCCCCGAAGTCCCGCCGCGGCACGCGTTCCGGCGGCGGACTGGGCCGCTACATCCTGATCCGGTTCCTGCTGATCATCCCGACCGTGTTCATCCTGGTCACCACGGTGTTCATCCTGATGCGGGCCACCGGTGACCCGATCACCGCCGCCCAGGGCGGTCGTCTGCCGGCCGACCAGCTCGCCGAGCGGATCCACGCCGCGGGCTACGACCGGCCGATCCTGACCCAGTACGTCGACTACCTCGGCGACCTGCTGCGCGGGGACCTCGGCACCACCATCTCGGACAGCCGCCCGGTCACCGAGGTGCTCACCACCTTCGGCACCGCGACCCTGGAACTGGCGTTCTACGCGCTGATCGTCGCCTTCCTGGTCGGCATCCCGCTCGGCCTGGTCGCCGCCTACTTCCGGGACAAGGTGCCGGACGCCCTGCTGCGGGTGTTCGCCATCGCCTGCTACGCCACCCCGGTGTTCTTCGCCGGACTGCTGCTCAAGCTGATCTTCGCGGTGCAGCTGGACTGGCTCCCGGTCGCCGGCCGCGCCTCCAACCGTTCCGAGCTCGCCATGCGCCGACTCGACGACCCGACCGGCATCTACCTGATCGACGCCTTCCGCACCGGCAACCCCGATGTGGTGGCCGACGTGCTGCAGCACGCGATCCTGCCCGCGGTCGCCCTCGGCCTGCTCACCGCCGGGGTGTTCCTGCGCCTGGTCCGGACCAACGTGATCGGCACCCTCGGCTCCGGGTACGTCGAGGCAGCCCGGTCCCGGGGGGTGAAGGAGTCCCGGCTGCTGCGCAAGCACGCCTACCGCCCGGCCCTGATCCCGATCATCACCGTCGTCGGCATGCAGGTGGCGATGCTGCTGGTCGGCGCGGTGCTGACCGAGACCACCTTCGAGTGGCGCGGACTGGGCTTCCAGCTGTCGCAGTACCTGCAGGCCCGTGACTTCGTCGCGGTGCAGGGCATCGTCGTGATGCTGGCGATCATCGTCGCGCTCACCAACTTCGTGGTCGATGTGATCGCCGCGCTGATCGACCCGAGGGTGAGGTACTGA
- a CDS encoding ABC transporter permease: MRQLPVIRQLRQSVGLQRGMLIAGLVLTGIFLLAAIFAPLLAPYGYGQLRSPDTGLFGATQPPSSEHLLGTTVGGYDVLSRVIWGSRTALLVIVIAVAASLFIGVLLGLISGYFGGWLDRILVVIADAVYAFPSLLLAIVLAIVISGGQSSMIGGVLAAALSITVVFTPQYFRVVRAETVRIKAEAFVESARVIGAGHRRIMFRHVLRNATRTLPLIITLNASEAILTLAGLGFLGFGIEATAAAEWGYDLNKAISDVSSGVWWTATFPGVAIVLVVLGMTLVGESLNDLADPRLRTRRRAGAATDDTTAQTSVVPGGALPGHAAELEGGAR, from the coding sequence ATGCGTCAGCTCCCTGTGATCCGGCAGCTCCGCCAGAGCGTCGGTCTGCAACGCGGCATGCTGATCGCCGGACTGGTCCTCACCGGCATCTTCCTGCTCGCCGCGATCTTCGCCCCGCTGCTCGCGCCCTACGGCTACGGCCAGCTCCGCAGCCCGGACACCGGCCTGTTCGGCGCCACGCAGCCGCCGTCGTCGGAGCACCTGCTCGGCACCACCGTCGGCGGCTACGACGTGCTGTCCCGGGTGATCTGGGGATCGCGCACCGCCCTGCTGGTGATCGTGATCGCGGTGGCGGCCTCGCTGTTCATCGGCGTGCTGCTCGGCCTGATCTCCGGCTACTTCGGTGGCTGGCTGGACCGGATCCTGGTCGTGATCGCGGACGCCGTCTACGCCTTCCCCTCCCTGCTGCTGGCCATCGTGCTCGCCATCGTGATCAGCGGCGGGCAGTCGTCGATGATCGGCGGTGTGCTCGCGGCGGCGCTGTCCATCACCGTGGTCTTCACCCCGCAGTACTTCCGGGTGGTGCGGGCCGAGACGGTGCGGATCAAGGCCGAGGCCTTCGTCGAGTCCGCCCGGGTGATCGGTGCCGGGCACCGCCGGATCATGTTCCGGCACGTGCTGCGCAACGCGACCCGCACGCTGCCGCTGATCATCACGCTGAACGCGTCCGAAGCGATCCTCACCCTGGCCGGGCTCGGCTTCCTCGGCTTCGGCATCGAGGCCACCGCCGCCGCCGAGTGGGGCTACGACCTGAACAAGGCGATCTCCGACGTCAGCTCCGGTGTCTGGTGGACGGCCACCTTCCCCGGCGTCGCCATCGTGCTGGTCGTCCTCGGCATGACCCTGGTCGGCGAGTCCCTGAACGACCTCGCCGACCCCCGACTGCGCACCCGACGCCGGGCGGGCGCGGCCACCGACGACACCACCGCACAGACCTCCGTGGTGCCCGGCGGCGCACTGCCCGGGCACGCCGCCGAACTGGAAGGGGGTGCTCGATGA
- a CDS encoding ABC transporter ATP-binding protein, which produces MTGPVVRIENLSVSFATDAGSVRAVDDVSLTVNAGEVLAVVGESGSGKTVTSKTILGLLPETATTRGAVVLTSKDGSTEHDIIGLRGSALRGVRGRDAAMVFQEPSTALNPVYTVGWQIIEGLRAHRKLSRTAARAEAIDILRRVGIPDPEHRIDQYPHEFSGGQKQRIVIAQALVLDPGVIVADEPTTALDVTVQAEILDLLRRCRDEFGTAIVLITHNMGVVADLADRVAVMYSGEIVEQAPVRQLFSAPAHEYTRRLLDAVPRIGGGTVHARTRAAARPEGWESATPVVEATDLEITYPGRFRRPGFRAVDGVSLTIRPGEVLGLVGESGSGKTTIGRAIAGLTPVSGGSLRVLGTEMNGVREREFRPVRRRIGFVFQDPATSFNPLLTIAQCVAEPLIVHGKARSPEDARSAVDDLLESVQLPKSFGDRFPHELSGGQRQRASLARALALDPELLIADEPTSALDVSVQARVLELFSELQASLGFACLFISHDLAVVDLLADRIAVLHHGSLVEEGTGEQVLGAPQQEYTRRLLASLPVPDPVEQERRREEWRALA; this is translated from the coding sequence ATGACCGGCCCCGTGGTCAGGATCGAGAACCTGTCCGTCTCCTTCGCCACCGACGCCGGATCCGTGCGTGCGGTGGACGACGTCAGCCTCACCGTGAACGCCGGCGAGGTGCTGGCCGTGGTCGGTGAGTCCGGCTCGGGCAAGACCGTGACCAGCAAGACCATCCTCGGCCTGCTGCCCGAGACCGCCACCACCCGGGGCGCGGTCGTGCTGACCAGCAAGGACGGCAGCACCGAGCACGACATCATCGGCCTGCGCGGCAGTGCCCTGCGGGGCGTCCGGGGTCGGGACGCGGCGATGGTCTTCCAGGAGCCCTCCACCGCCCTGAACCCGGTGTACACCGTGGGCTGGCAGATCATCGAGGGCCTGCGCGCGCACCGGAAGCTCAGCCGCACCGCAGCCCGGGCGGAGGCGATCGACATCCTGCGCCGGGTGGGCATCCCCGACCCGGAGCACCGGATCGACCAGTACCCGCACGAGTTCTCCGGCGGCCAGAAGCAGCGGATCGTGATCGCCCAGGCGCTGGTGCTCGACCCTGGGGTGATCGTCGCCGACGAGCCGACCACCGCCCTCGACGTCACCGTCCAGGCCGAGATCCTCGACCTGCTGCGCCGCTGCCGGGACGAGTTCGGCACCGCGATCGTCCTGATCACGCACAACATGGGGGTGGTCGCGGATCTGGCCGACCGGGTCGCCGTGATGTACTCCGGCGAGATCGTCGAGCAGGCCCCGGTCCGGCAGCTGTTCAGCGCCCCGGCCCACGAGTACACCCGCCGCCTGCTGGACGCCGTGCCCCGGATCGGTGGCGGCACCGTGCACGCCCGCACCCGCGCCGCCGCCCGCCCGGAGGGCTGGGAGTCCGCCACCCCGGTGGTCGAGGCGACCGATCTGGAGATCACCTACCCGGGCAGGTTCCGCCGTCCCGGCTTCCGGGCCGTCGACGGGGTGTCCCTGACGATCCGACCCGGCGAGGTGCTGGGCCTGGTCGGCGAGTCCGGTTCCGGCAAGACCACCATCGGGCGCGCCATCGCCGGTCTCACCCCGGTCTCCGGCGGCTCGCTGCGGGTGCTCGGCACCGAGATGAACGGCGTCCGCGAGCGCGAGTTCCGGCCCGTCCGCCGCCGGATCGGCTTCGTGTTCCAGGACCCGGCGACCAGCTTCAACCCGCTGCTCACCATCGCGCAGTGCGTCGCCGAGCCCTTGATCGTGCACGGCAAGGCCCGTTCCCCCGAGGACGCCCGCTCCGCCGTCGACGACCTGCTCGAATCGGTGCAACTGCCGAAGTCCTTCGGCGACCGGTTCCCGCACGAACTCTCCGGTGGGCAACGCCAGCGCGCCTCCCTGGCCCGCGCCCTCGCCCTGGACCCCGAGCTGCTGATCGCCGACGAGCCGACCAGCGCCCTGGACGTCTCGGTGCAGGCCCGGGTGCTGGAACTGTTCAGCGAACTCCAGGCGTCCCTCGGCTTCGCCTGCCTGTTCATCAGCCACGACCTGGCGGTGGTCGACCTGCTCGCCGACCGGATCGCGGTGCTGCACCACGGCAGCCTGGTCGAGGAGGGCACCGGCGAACAGGTGCTCGGTGCCCCGCAGCAGGAGTACACCCGCCGGCTGCTGGCGTCCCTGCCGGTGCCGGACCCGGTGGAGCAGGAGCGACGGCGGGAGGAGTGGCGGGCGCTGGCCTGA